TCGCTTGATCTTTTGAAGTAGAGCGATGGTGCAGGGCGCGACATAGGAAAAGCGGAGGAGGGATTGTGGTCGGATTGCCTGTTGGTTCTGGAGTGATGAACAGAGTAGGGACGGGAGGCCTCGATGATGGCTTCCTGAGTGACGTGGGGGTGGCGGCGTCGAACACAGGGGGCGCGAGCAGCGTGCCGTTTGCGGGGGTGTTGCAGTCGATGATGAAGGAGACGACGAAGCTCGACCAGAAGGCGTCTGAGGCCGTGACCGGGTTGTTGAATGGCTCGGGGGTTGAGGTGCACGACGCAATGATTGCGACGCAGAAGGCGAATATGGCGTTCGAGCTGGCGCTGCAGGTGCGGAACAAGGCAGTAGGCGCTTATCAGCAGATGATGGGCATGCAGTTCTAAGAACTTAGGGTTCAGAAAGACACCGGGGCGAGATGGCTGAGACAGAACAGGTTGGCGGGGCGGGGATGCAACGAGCGGGAGAAGCCGGCGCTGGTGTGGCTGGCGG
The nucleotide sequence above comes from Tunturibacter empetritectus. Encoded proteins:
- the fliE gene encoding flagellar hook-basal body complex protein FliE — translated: MNRVGTGGLDDGFLSDVGVAASNTGGASSVPFAGVLQSMMKETTKLDQKASEAVTGLLNGSGVEVHDAMIATQKANMAFELALQVRNKAVGAYQQMMGMQF